A genomic window from Chaetodon auriga isolate fChaAug3 chromosome 13, fChaAug3.hap1, whole genome shotgun sequence includes:
- the tyw5 gene encoding tRNA wybutosine-synthesizing protein 5, with the protein MELQEKVPVSIFTEVDKDVFLRDIYPQRRPAVLRGASLGPCLERWTVEYLGQKGGEKEVKIHVSTVPQMDFLHKNFVYRTLPFSEFVKRASEQKHSDFFLCEDESYYLRSLGEDVRKEPADLSKQFPDLAADFHIPQFFAPDQFFSSVFRISSCGLQLWTHYDVMDNLLAQVTGMKRVVLYSPQDALHLYLSGDKSEVLDIDSPDLKRFPEFVKAKRYECVLQPGDLLFIPALWFHNTVALQFGVGVNVFWRHLPADSYDKKDPYGNKDPVAAARALQVLDRALHALDELPADYRDFYGRRMIQRIQKRTSAATQEDSEGALPSSQFTKHG; encoded by the exons AAAGTACCCGTGTCGATATTTACAGAGGTAGACAAGGACGTGTTTCTCAGAGACATTTATCCACAG CGCAGACCAGCCGTGCTGAGAGGCGCGTCTCTCGGTCCCTGCCTGGAAAGGTGGACGGTTGAATATCTTGGACAGAAAGGGGGCGAGAAGGAGGTGAAGATCCACGTGTCCACTGTGCCTCAGATGGACTTCCTTCACAAAAACTTTGTGTACAG GACGCTGCCCTTCAGTGAATTTGTGAAAAGGGCATctgaacaaaaacactctgacttCTTCCTGTGTGAG GATGAGAGTTATTATCTGCGATCACTTGGCGAGGACGTTCGAAAG GAACCTGCTGATCTGAGCAAACAGTTCCCAGACTTGGCCGCGGACTTTCACATCCCACAGTTCTTTGCTCCGGATCAGTTCTTCTCCAGCGTCTTCCGGATCAGCTCCTGCGGCCTGCAGCTGTGGACGCACTATGAC GTGATGGACAACCTGCTGGCTCAGGTGACGGGGATGAAGAGGGTGGTTCTCTACAGCCCCCAGGATGCATTGCACCTCTACCTGTCAG GTGATAAATCAGAGGTCCTGGACATCGACTCCCCAGACCTGAAGCGGTTTCCTGAGTTTGTGAAGGCAAAGAGATACgagtgtgtgctgcagcctgGAGATCTGCTCTTCATCCCCG CGCTGTGGTTCCATAACACCGTGGCTCTGCAGTTCGGTGTGGGTGTAAACGTCTTCTGGCGCCATCTGCCTGCTGACAGCTATGACAAAAAGGACCCCTACGGTAATAAAGACCCCGTGGCTGCGGCTCGCGCCCTTCAGGTGCTGGACAGAGCTCTGCACGCTCTGGATGAGCTCCCTGCAGACTATCGGGACTTTTACGGCCGGCGTATGATACAGCGCATCCAAAAGCGGACGAGCGCAGCCACGCAGGAGGACTCTGAGGGTGCGTTACCCAGCAGTCAGTTCACCAAACATGGATGA